From the genome of Aeromonas hydrophila subsp. hydrophila ATCC 7966:
CGGCGCCCAGTCCCTTGGCAATCTCCAGGGCCTCGGCAACTACGGCTTCAAGATGGGCTTGATCCTGGCGGATTTGGTCTTGCTGATCCATAACTCACATCTGTATGAAGGAAGGAAAGGGGCTAAGCATATCAGACCCCTGCGCCCAGCGGGAGAAGCTGGTAACATATCCACCAAACGTGAATGACAGGAATCAAGAGACCGATGAGTCAATATCAAGACGACAACGAGTGGGAAGACTGGGGCCCCAGTAAAAGCCAGCTCAAGCGCGATGCCGAAGCCTTGCAGAAAATGGGGGAAGAGATCGTCTCCCTCAGCCACAGCGAGCTGGAGAAGATCCCGCTGGATGAAGAGCTGGCCGAAGCGGTCGAGCTGGGCCGCAAGCTCAAGCCGAAGAAGGACGAGTCTTTCCGTCGCCACCTGCAGTTCATCGGCCGGTTGATGCGCAGCCGCGATGTGGAGCCCATCGTCGAGGCGCTCTCCATCATCAAGAATCGCCACTCCACCGTAAACGCCCGCCTGCACCGGCTGGAGCAGTGGCGTGAGCGACTGATCAATGAAGGCGACAGCGCCCTCAACGAGCTGATGTCCCAGTTCCACGAACTGGACCGCCAGAAGCTGCGCCAGCTGATCCGCACCGCCAACAAGGAGCGGGAGCTGAACAAGCCGCCGGTGGCCTATCGCGAGATGTACCAGTACCTGCGCGGCGAGATCGAAGATCTGCTGTAAGTGATGACTCACCGTCGCCGACCGGCGATGAACAGTACAAATAAAACGGGGCCGATATGGCCCCGTTTTCGTGTCACTGCAGCAGTCAGCTGCCCGCCATGCACTGGGTATGAGTGCCTGGCTGCAGATACGGCATCAGCAGCGGGGCCATCCCCTTGAGCACCTGCACCGGCAGGGCGGAGGTGAAGCGGAACTTGTCGGACTGGCTGCCCGGCACATAGGCCGTCAGGGTGCCGAAGTGATCCTCTCCCAGATAGAAGACGAAGGTGGCGGTCCGGTTGCGAGCCAGCGAGCTGGTCACGTTGCCGTAGCGGCCGACCGTTTCAATCCGGTTGTCGCCCGTCCCCGTCTTGCCACCCATCTGCAGCACGGTACCATCCGGCAGGGCGAAGGCGCCGGCAATCCGTCTAGCCGTGCCCCCTTCCACCACCTTCGACAGCGCGTTGCGCAGCGCGGTGGCCACCTCGACCGGCAGCACCCGGGTCCCCTCGGTCTGCGCTGGCTGGAACTCGGTTTCGAACGGCGTGCCCTTGGCAAACGACAGATGCTCGATGCGCAGGGTCGGCGCACGAATGCCACCGTTCTGGATGATCCCCATCAGCTCGGCCAACGCAGCAGGGCGATCGCCCGAGCTGCCCAGGGCCGTTGCCAGCGATGGTACCAGGTGATCGAACGGGTAGCCCAGTCTGGCCCAGCGTTGATGGATGTCCAGGAAGGCCTCGACCTCTAGCATGGTGCGGATCCGGCTGTCGCGGGCGCTACGGTGGCGGGTCTTGAACAGCCAGCTGTAGACCTCCTGCCGCTCGTCCCGGCTCGCCTCGACGGCATCGGCGAAGGTCGCCTTGTCGAACTCCTTGAGATAGGAGAGCAGCCACAGCTCCAGCGGGTGCACCCGGGCGATATAGCCTTGATCCGGCAGCGAATACTTGCCGGGACCATAGCTGGTATAGAGCTGCTCGATACGACGATCGCTCAACTTCTCCCGCGGCAGGCGCTTCGCCAGGAAGGCAGCGAACGTCTCCTGCGACGCATCCGGCATCAGGTAGCGGTGTACGGCTGCCAGGCGCACGGCGCTGGGCTTGAGACCATCCAGGAAGGTATCGAGCTGCTCATCCGCAGTCTTGCCACGGTATTTGCGCCAGAAGCGCAGCAGATAGGTCTGCCCCTCTTTATCCGCAAACTTGGCCAGATACTCGGTACGGCGCGGATCCTTGTCATCCTTGAGCAACTGGGCACGGTTGCCCTCCCGGTAGAGGCTGTAGCGAACGATGTCACGCATCAGGCGCACGAACGGCAGGTTGATGGATTCACGCAGCGCGTCGCGAATGGCCGGGATGCGGCCATTGTCCTCACGCCGGAAGTTGTTGAAGGTGTGCATGCCACCGCCGGTGAAGAATCCCTCGTTCGGGCTGGCGGAGTATTTGCGATCGAGCGCCGCCTCCAGCATGGGTGGCAGGCTCTTGTCCTTGGCGGTCATCAGGTAGGAGACGGCCCAGCGGCTGATGTTGTCCTGCTCCGATACCTCTATCTTGCGCAGGCTCTCGGCCGACATGTCCGCGTAGTTATCGTGCAGCTCGGAGACGATCTCCAGATAGGTGGTCAGCACCCGCAGCTTGGCGGTTGACCCCAGCTCCAGCTTGCTGCCCTCGTTGATGTCGAACGGCTGATCCGTGTTGTCGGTCTGCACCCGCACCTTGAAGCCCTGCGGGGACTTCTCGAACAGCGTGAAGCTGTACTTCACGTCTCCCGTCTTCTCCGGCGAGAGCAGGCGCTCACCAAACAGCCCCACCTGGGCTGCAAACGTCGGGTCGGCCAGCTGCTGCAGGTAGCGAGAGACCTCGTTTTGCAGCGGCATGTTGAGGCTGGTGTCGGCCGTCAGATCGAGTCGATCCAGATCGTAGAGCTGCACCCCGAGCTGACGGCTCAAACGGGTGCGGGCAACTTGCAGGCCCTTGTTGTTGTTGACCTTGGTCACCGCCGGGGACTGCAGGAAATCACGGAACGAGATCTTGGCCTTCAGCGCGGCCTCCATCAACGGCGGCGTGATCATCCCCTCCTGTACGAACAGCCGCAGATAGCTGTCGGTCAGGGTCGCCAGTGCATCACGCCCCTGCGCCAGATAGTAGGAGGGTCGGCGATGGGCAATCATCAGCGAGACCACCTGGCGCAGCGCCAGGCCCTGCTCTGCCAGCGAGGCATCCTGGTTGCGCGCAGGGTCCAGCAGCCGGTTTACCTCGTCCACATTGGCGCCAAACCATACCCAGAGACCATCCCCCAGGCCGTGCACTTCTCCATAGCCAGGAGCCGCAGAGAGCGGGACCGAGTTGAGATAGGCCCAGGCAACCAGTTTGCGCGCCTCCAGCGTCTTGGGTCCCAACCGGTAGGCCCGCACACTGGCAGACGCCATCTGGCGGATCTTCTCGGTGGGGGACAGCGTCAGGCCATCCGGCGAGTGGCGATACTTCTCGACCTGAGTCGCCAGTGTGCTGCCGCCGGCC
Proteins encoded in this window:
- the yjgA gene encoding ribosome biogenesis factor YjgA; protein product: MSQYQDDNEWEDWGPSKSQLKRDAEALQKMGEEIVSLSHSELEKIPLDEELAEAVELGRKLKPKKDESFRRHLQFIGRLMRSRDVEPIVEALSIIKNRHSTVNARLHRLEQWRERLINEGDSALNELMSQFHELDRQKLRQLIRTANKERELNKPPVAYREMYQYLRGEIEDLL
- a CDS encoding transglycosylase domain-containing protein; protein product: MGASEQTDLNKVASQDSSVPSADGKYKRKRRSWWRWLFCFFFLLCLAAVIALVGYEMQTSRLQSQEISRYAAKLTYQVEPGPSKQIAFPEDGPFDKRLGYVLLPMMQERLLQRGYQVSEQVHFSDALYDYASRGFFVPYTEKVQAGLTLHDCRAEPFYQFKYPTHYYPDFASIPPLVIQSLLFIENRDLLSNEQPLANPAVDWPRFAKAAMSQVGKALDMQDQSAGGSTLATQVEKYRHSPDGLTLSPTEKIRQMASASVRAYRLGPKTLEARKLVAWAYLNSVPLSAAPGYGEVHGLGDGLWVWFGANVDEVNRLLDPARNQDASLAEQGLALRQVVSLMIAHRRPSYYLAQGRDALATLTDSYLRLFVQEGMITPPLMEAALKAKISFRDFLQSPAVTKVNNNKGLQVARTRLSRQLGVQLYDLDRLDLTADTSLNMPLQNEVSRYLQQLADPTFAAQVGLFGERLLSPEKTGDVKYSFTLFEKSPQGFKVRVQTDNTDQPFDINEGSKLELGSTAKLRVLTTYLEIVSELHDNYADMSAESLRKIEVSEQDNISRWAVSYLMTAKDKSLPPMLEAALDRKYSASPNEGFFTGGGMHTFNNFRREDNGRIPAIRDALRESINLPFVRLMRDIVRYSLYREGNRAQLLKDDKDPRRTEYLAKFADKEGQTYLLRFWRKYRGKTADEQLDTFLDGLKPSAVRLAAVHRYLMPDASQETFAAFLAKRLPREKLSDRRIEQLYTSYGPGKYSLPDQGYIARVHPLELWLLSYLKEFDKATFADAVEASRDERQEVYSWLFKTRHRSARDSRIRTMLEVEAFLDIHQRWARLGYPFDHLVPSLATALGSSGDRPAALAELMGIIQNGGIRAPTLRIEHLSFAKGTPFETEFQPAQTEGTRVLPVEVATALRNALSKVVEGGTARRIAGAFALPDGTVLQMGGKTGTGDNRIETVGRYGNVTSSLARNRTATFVFYLGEDHFGTLTAYVPGSQSDKFRFTSALPVQVLKGMAPLLMPYLQPGTHTQCMAGS